In the genome of Kitasatospora cathayae, one region contains:
- a CDS encoding acetyl/propionyl/methylcrotonyl-CoA carboxylase subunit alpha: MTTITNLLVANRGEIARRVFRTCRGLGIATTAVHSDPDAGAPYVREADGAVRLPGAAPADTYLRGELIIRAALQAGADAVHPGYGFLSESAEFARAVLDAGLVWVGPPPAAIAAMGSKTAAKRLMAAAGVPVLGALAEPTEADLPVLVKAAAGGGGRGMRVVRRLADLPAELEAARAEAGKAFGSDEVFCERYLPTGRHVEVQLLADAHGTVWAVGDRDCSLQRRHQKVIEEAPAPGLPADVRAELHAAAVTAARAIGYVGAGTAEFLLTEDGRFFFLEMNTRLQVEHPVTEAVTGLDLVALQLAVAEGEQLPGPTPPPTTGHAIEARLYAEDPASDWQPATGALHRLELTVEHQEFTDGEVRLDSGVEPGSEITPHYDAMLAKVIVRAPTRAAAARRLADVLARARIHGPATNRELLVRALRHPDFRAGRLHTGFLAEHAAELTAPDAKGAARAALAAALADAAARRTALPSGWRNLPSQPQSKRYRARDGGELEVRYRRTRAGLAADDHPDVELMDAQPDLVILREGEVQRPYAVARYGDRVYVDTPTGSTALTALPRFPDPTAQTDPGALLAPMPGTVLRTAAAVGDTVTAGQPLLVLEAMKMEHRVTAPTDGTLVELRVTPGEQVELGTLLAVVKTPQEA, translated from the coding sequence ATGACCACGATCACGAACCTGCTGGTCGCCAACCGTGGCGAGATCGCCCGCCGGGTGTTCCGCACCTGCCGGGGGCTCGGCATCGCGACCACCGCGGTGCACTCCGACCCGGACGCCGGTGCCCCGTACGTGCGGGAGGCCGACGGCGCCGTCCGGCTGCCCGGCGCCGCGCCGGCCGACACCTATCTGCGCGGCGAGCTGATCATCCGAGCGGCTCTCCAGGCCGGCGCGGACGCCGTCCATCCCGGCTACGGATTCCTCTCCGAGAGCGCCGAGTTCGCGCGGGCCGTGCTGGACGCGGGCCTGGTGTGGGTCGGTCCGCCACCGGCCGCGATCGCCGCGATGGGCTCCAAGACCGCTGCCAAGCGCCTGATGGCCGCCGCCGGGGTACCCGTCCTGGGCGCGCTCGCCGAGCCGACCGAGGCCGACCTGCCGGTGCTGGTCAAGGCCGCGGCGGGCGGCGGCGGGCGGGGCATGCGGGTCGTCCGCCGCCTCGCGGACCTGCCCGCCGAGCTCGAGGCCGCCCGGGCCGAGGCGGGCAAGGCCTTCGGCTCGGACGAGGTGTTCTGCGAGCGCTACCTGCCCACCGGCCGGCACGTCGAGGTCCAGCTGCTGGCCGACGCCCACGGCACGGTGTGGGCGGTCGGCGACCGCGACTGCTCGCTGCAGCGGCGGCACCAGAAGGTGATCGAGGAGGCCCCCGCCCCCGGCCTGCCGGCGGACGTACGGGCCGAGTTGCACGCGGCGGCGGTGACCGCAGCCCGGGCGATCGGCTACGTCGGCGCCGGCACCGCCGAGTTCCTGCTCACCGAGGACGGCCGGTTCTTCTTCCTGGAGATGAACACCCGCCTCCAGGTCGAGCACCCGGTCACCGAGGCGGTCACCGGCCTGGACCTGGTCGCGCTCCAACTCGCCGTCGCCGAAGGGGAGCAGCTGCCCGGTCCCACCCCGCCGCCGACCACCGGCCACGCGATCGAGGCCCGGCTGTACGCGGAGGACCCGGCCAGCGACTGGCAGCCCGCCACCGGCGCCCTGCACCGGCTCGAACTCACCGTCGAGCACCAGGAGTTCACCGACGGCGAGGTGCGGCTTGACTCCGGCGTCGAACCCGGCAGCGAGATCACCCCGCACTACGACGCGATGCTCGCCAAGGTGATCGTCCGGGCGCCGACCCGCGCCGCCGCGGCCCGCCGGCTGGCCGACGTACTCGCCCGCGCCCGGATCCACGGGCCCGCCACCAACCGGGAGCTGCTGGTCCGCGCGCTGCGGCACCCGGACTTCCGGGCCGGACGCCTGCACACCGGGTTCCTCGCCGAGCACGCGGCCGAGCTCACCGCCCCGGATGCCAAGGGTGCCGCCCGTGCCGCTCTGGCCGCCGCCCTCGCGGACGCCGCCGCCCGCCGCACCGCCCTGCCGTCCGGCTGGCGCAACCTCCCCTCCCAGCCCCAGTCCAAGCGCTACCGAGCCCGGGACGGAGGCGAGTTGGAGGTCCGCTACCGCCGAACCCGGGCCGGACTGGCGGCCGATGACCACCCGGACGTCGAACTCATGGACGCCCAGCCCGACTTGGTCATCCTGCGCGAGGGCGAGGTCCAACGCCCGTACGCCGTCGCCCGTTACGGCGACCGGGTGTACGTCGACACCCCGACCGGCAGCACCGCGCTCACCGCGCTGCCGCGCTTCCCGGACCCCACCGCCCAGACCGACCCGGGCGCCCTGCTCGCCCCGATGCCCGGCACCGTCCTGCGCACCGCCGCCGCCGTCGGCGACACCGTCACCGCCGGCCAGCCGCTGCTGGTGCTGGAGGCGATGAAGATGGAGCACCGCGTCACCGCTCCTACCGACGGCACCCTGGTCGAACTGCGCGTCACCCCCGGCGAACAGGTCGAGCTCGGCACCCTGCTCGCCGTCGTCAAGACCCCCCAAGAAGCCTGA
- a CDS encoding winged helix-turn-helix transcriptional regulator, producing the protein METQHVATAARLLAHDTFDQKCALRPIMDQTTSRWATLIISALIAGPHRFAQLHQRVGGISQKMLSQNLKALARAGLVGRHVAPTNPPQVTYSLTELGTSLAGPLTDLIQWFGRHGDELLAAQEHYDSQQASPGSRP; encoded by the coding sequence ATGGAAACTCAGCACGTCGCGACAGCCGCCCGACTCCTCGCCCACGACACCTTCGACCAGAAGTGCGCACTCAGGCCGATCATGGACCAGACGACCAGCCGCTGGGCGACACTGATCATCTCGGCCCTCATCGCCGGCCCGCACCGCTTCGCGCAGCTGCACCAACGAGTCGGTGGCATCAGCCAGAAGATGCTGTCGCAGAACCTCAAGGCACTGGCCCGCGCCGGGCTCGTCGGTCGCCATGTCGCGCCCACCAACCCGCCCCAGGTCACCTACAGCCTGACGGAACTCGGTACCAGCCTGGCCGGGCCGCTGACCGACCTCATCCAGTGGTTCGGCCGGCACGGAGACGAGCTCCTCGCCGCCCAGGAGCACTACGACAGCCAGCAGGCGTCACCGGGGTCGCGGCCTTAG
- a CDS encoding SDR family NAD(P)-dependent oxidoreductase, with the protein MSRSSSNARTAIVTGASKGLGAGIAKALAGTGAAVVVNYREDAEGAERVVADITAEGGRAVAVRADVARGDDVRHLFARAREEYGPVDVLVNNAAVAAFAPLSGITEEEFQRELTTNLLGTILTTQALAAQDDIGTASIINVSTAGTLTHPPYASLYVASKSAVNAFTIVAAKELGPRGIRVNAIMPGPSDTEGSRAMGFPGSPQEAQAIAETPLGRTGTPDDYGPLVAFLASDDARWITGDVILASGGMR; encoded by the coding sequence GTGAGCAGGAGCAGCAGCAACGCACGTACGGCGATCGTCACGGGCGCATCGAAGGGCCTGGGAGCGGGGATCGCCAAGGCGCTGGCCGGGACCGGCGCGGCCGTCGTGGTGAACTACCGGGAGGATGCGGAGGGCGCCGAGCGGGTCGTCGCGGACATCACCGCCGAGGGCGGCCGGGCGGTCGCGGTCCGGGCGGACGTGGCCCGCGGCGACGACGTGCGCCACCTGTTCGCCCGGGCGCGCGAGGAGTACGGGCCGGTCGACGTGCTCGTGAACAACGCGGCCGTCGCCGCCTTCGCGCCGCTGTCGGGCATCACCGAAGAGGAGTTCCAGCGCGAGCTGACCACGAACCTGCTGGGCACGATCCTCACGACGCAGGCCCTGGCCGCGCAGGACGACATCGGCACCGCGTCGATCATCAACGTCTCGACGGCCGGCACGCTCACCCACCCGCCGTACGCCTCGCTCTACGTCGCCTCCAAGAGCGCCGTCAACGCGTTCACCATCGTCGCGGCCAAGGAGCTCGGCCCGCGCGGCATCCGGGTCAACGCGATCATGCCCGGACCGTCGGACACCGAGGGCAGCAGGGCCATGGGATTCCCCGGCTCGCCCCAGGAGGCACAGGCGATCGCCGAGACCCCGCTGGGCCGAACGGGCACCCCGGACGACTACGGCCCACTGGTGGCCTTCCTGGCTTCCGACGACGCGCGCTGGATCACCGGGGACGTCATTCTCGCCTCCGGCGGGATGCGCTGA
- a CDS encoding acyl-CoA dehydrogenase family protein: protein MSGIGSQLLETPERTALRTAVGDLGRRYGSAYYLAKARAGEPADELWAEAGKAGYLGVNLPAEYGGGGGGITDLAIVLEELGTAGCPLLLLIVSPAICGTVIARYGTEEQKQRWLPGLADGTRRMAFGITEPDAGSNSHRISTVARRDGEDWLLTGRKVFVSGIDHSDAVLFVARTEDARTGKLKPCLFVVPRDTPGFEYRSIPMELVAPEKQFQVFLDDVRLPADALVGDENAGLLQLFAGLNPERILTAAFSLGLARQALGKAVEYAKTRTVWSTPIGAHQGLAHPLAQCAVEIELARLMTQKAGLLYDAGEDVAAGEAANMAKYAAGEAAARTVDQAVQTLGGNGLTQEYGLGALLAATRVGRVAPVSREMVLNYVAQHTLGLPKSY from the coding sequence ATGTCCGGCATCGGCAGTCAGCTCCTCGAAACCCCCGAACGCACCGCCCTGCGCACGGCCGTCGGCGACCTCGGCCGCCGCTACGGCTCCGCCTACTACCTCGCCAAGGCCCGGGCCGGCGAGCCCGCCGACGAACTGTGGGCGGAGGCCGGCAAGGCCGGCTACCTGGGCGTCAACCTGCCCGCCGAGTACGGCGGCGGAGGCGGTGGCATCACCGACCTCGCCATCGTCCTGGAGGAACTCGGCACCGCCGGCTGCCCGTTGCTGCTGCTGATCGTCTCCCCGGCGATCTGCGGCACGGTGATAGCCCGCTACGGCACCGAGGAGCAGAAGCAGCGCTGGCTGCCCGGGCTGGCCGACGGCACCCGCCGGATGGCCTTCGGCATCACCGAGCCGGACGCCGGCAGCAACTCGCACCGGATCTCCACCGTCGCCCGCCGGGACGGCGAGGACTGGCTGCTGACCGGCCGCAAGGTGTTCGTCTCCGGCATCGACCACTCGGACGCGGTGCTGTTCGTGGCCCGCACCGAGGACGCACGCACCGGCAAGCTCAAGCCCTGCCTGTTCGTCGTCCCGCGGGACACCCCCGGCTTCGAGTACCGGTCGATCCCGATGGAACTCGTCGCCCCCGAGAAGCAGTTCCAGGTCTTCCTGGACGACGTCCGACTGCCCGCCGACGCCCTGGTCGGCGACGAGAACGCCGGCCTGCTCCAGCTGTTCGCCGGCCTCAACCCGGAGCGGATCCTCACCGCCGCCTTCTCGCTCGGCCTGGCCCGCCAAGCGCTCGGCAAGGCGGTGGAGTACGCGAAGACCCGCACCGTCTGGTCCACCCCGATCGGCGCCCACCAGGGCCTGGCGCACCCGCTGGCCCAGTGCGCGGTGGAGATCGAGTTGGCCCGGCTGATGACCCAGAAGGCCGGGCTGCTCTACGACGCGGGCGAGGACGTCGCCGCGGGGGAGGCCGCCAACATGGCCAAGTACGCTGCCGGGGAGGCCGCGGCGCGGACCGTCGACCAGGCGGTGCAGACCCTCGGCGGCAACGGCCTCACCCAGGAGTACGGCCTGGGGGCCCTGCTGGCCGCGACCAGGGTCGGCAGGGTCGCCCCGGTCAGCCGGGAGATGGTGCTCAACTACGTCGCCCAGCACACCCTCGGCCTGCCGAAGTCGTACTGA
- a CDS encoding 4-coumarate--CoA ligase family protein: protein MVFRSAFPDVPDVDLPIHDAVLSSAARYGERTALIDGITGERVSYARLAASVERVAAGLAEAGVRKGDVVALFSPNSVAYPMAYYGATRAGATVTTVSSLSTPGELAGQLGDSDARWLITVSPFLPTAVAAADLLAGTGRPLLGTIVLDGAEGHISLADLLATTGPAPEPAIDPGEDIAVLPYSSGTTGLPKGVMLTHRSIATNLAQTDALYRPAEGERVLAVLPFFHIYGLTALLNQPLRCGATVVVLPRFDLEQFCRTIEQHRVQGLVVAPPIVLALAKHPLVEGFDLSSVEYLLCAAAPLDHELAETCARRLGLPHLLQGYGMTELSPVTHVVSPTDRDPSPGSVGRMVPSTELRITALDGSGDDLGPGEQGELLIRGPQVMKGYFGRPSETAAMVDADGWLHTGDIGHVDERGYLFVVDRVKELIKYKGYQVAPAELEAVLLGHPEIADAAVIGVPDADGTECPKAFVVRVPGSGLTAEEVTGYVAGQVAPYKKVRAVEFVDAVPKSAAGKILRRELRAREADRAGAAS, encoded by the coding sequence TTGGTGTTCCGAAGCGCGTTCCCGGACGTCCCCGACGTCGACCTGCCGATCCACGACGCGGTGCTCTCCTCGGCCGCCCGCTACGGCGAGCGGACCGCCCTGATCGACGGCATCACCGGGGAGCGGGTCAGCTACGCCCGGCTCGCCGCCTCGGTCGAGAGGGTCGCCGCCGGACTGGCCGAGGCAGGGGTGCGCAAGGGCGACGTGGTCGCCCTGTTCAGCCCCAACTCGGTCGCCTACCCGATGGCCTACTACGGCGCCACCCGGGCCGGCGCCACCGTGACCACGGTGTCCTCGCTGAGCACCCCCGGCGAGCTGGCCGGCCAACTGGGCGACAGCGACGCCCGCTGGCTGATCACCGTCTCCCCGTTCCTGCCGACCGCCGTGGCGGCCGCCGACCTGCTCGCCGGCACCGGCCGCCCGCTGCTCGGGACGATCGTCCTGGACGGCGCCGAGGGCCACATCTCGCTCGCCGACCTGCTGGCCACCACCGGCCCCGCCCCCGAACCGGCCATCGACCCGGGCGAGGACATCGCCGTCCTGCCGTACTCCAGCGGCACCACCGGCCTGCCCAAGGGCGTGATGCTCACCCACCGCTCGATCGCCACCAACCTCGCCCAGACCGACGCCCTCTACCGCCCCGCCGAGGGCGAACGGGTGCTCGCCGTACTGCCGTTCTTCCACATCTACGGCCTGACGGCACTGCTCAACCAGCCGCTGCGGTGCGGCGCCACCGTGGTCGTGCTGCCCCGCTTCGACCTGGAGCAGTTCTGCCGCACGATCGAACAGCACCGGGTGCAGGGCCTGGTGGTCGCCCCGCCGATCGTCCTCGCGCTGGCCAAGCACCCCCTCGTGGAGGGCTTCGACCTCTCCTCGGTCGAGTACCTGCTGTGCGCGGCCGCCCCGCTGGACCACGAGCTCGCCGAGACCTGCGCCCGCCGGCTGGGCCTGCCCCACCTGCTCCAGGGCTACGGCATGACCGAGCTGTCCCCGGTCACCCACGTGGTCTCCCCGACCGACCGCGACCCCTCGCCCGGCTCGGTCGGCCGGATGGTGCCCTCCACCGAACTGCGGATCACCGCCCTGGACGGCTCCGGCGACGACCTCGGACCGGGGGAGCAGGGCGAGCTGCTGATCCGCGGCCCCCAGGTGATGAAGGGCTACTTCGGCCGCCCCTCCGAGACCGCAGCCATGGTCGACGCCGACGGCTGGCTGCACACCGGCGACATCGGCCACGTGGACGAGCGCGGCTACCTGTTCGTCGTCGACCGGGTCAAGGAGCTGATCAAGTACAAGGGGTACCAGGTCGCCCCCGCCGAACTGGAGGCCGTGCTGCTCGGCCACCCGGAGATCGCCGACGCCGCCGTGATCGGCGTCCCCGACGCCGACGGCACGGAGTGCCCCAAGGCCTTCGTGGTCCGCGTCCCCGGCAGCGGCCTGACCGCCGAGGAGGTCACCGGCTACGTCGCCGGGCAGGTCGCCCCGTACAAGAAGGTGCGCGCGGTGGAGTTCGTGGACGCCGTCCCCAAGTCCGCGGCCGGCAAGATCCTGCGCCGCGAACTGCGCGCCCGCGAGGCCGACCGGGCCGGGGCCGCCTCCTGA
- a CDS encoding GNAT family N-acetyltransferase encodes MTWLPADFVHPLQVPLLDGAYHLRPIREADAPLDYPAVMGSRERLFGIFGPAWGWPSETMTAEANRADLARHEREIAAHQSFNYVLLDRAETAIRGCVYIDPPERAGADGEISWWVVDELVGGEVERALDALVPQWIAADWPFRRPRFLGRDVSWQDWLALPGVRDA; translated from the coding sequence ATGACCTGGCTGCCTGCTGATTTCGTCCATCCCCTCCAAGTGCCGCTGCTCGACGGGGCGTACCACCTGCGGCCGATCAGGGAGGCGGATGCGCCGCTGGACTATCCGGCCGTGATGGGGTCGCGGGAGCGGCTGTTCGGCATCTTCGGGCCGGCCTGGGGGTGGCCGTCGGAGACGATGACGGCCGAGGCGAACCGGGCGGACCTGGCGCGGCACGAACGGGAGATCGCCGCCCACCAGTCGTTCAACTACGTGCTGCTGGACCGGGCCGAGACGGCGATCCGTGGCTGTGTGTACATCGACCCGCCGGAGCGGGCCGGCGCCGACGGGGAGATCTCCTGGTGGGTGGTGGACGAGTTGGTCGGCGGCGAGGTGGAGCGGGCGCTGGACGCGCTGGTGCCGCAGTGGATCGCCGCCGACTGGCCGTTCCGGCGGCCGCGCTTCCTGGGGCGGGACGTCAGCTGGCAGGACTGGCTGGCATTGCCGGGTGTCCGGGATGCCTGA
- a CDS encoding class I SAM-dependent methyltransferase — protein MPERALSFGTVAEAYERYRPGYPEELFELVAEYAGRPVRTALEIGAGTGKATRLFAVRGLAVTATEPDAAMLAELRRHVPAEVRTVRSAFEELEPGERYDLVYAAASLHWTRPDGRWELIARLVEPGGVFASFGGPVRPADPAVAEAVRAARAPFLESDELPAPDGTPLAQELQWPGTELRRSEWFADVRQAVIAQRLTMSSEDYVGLLSTVSAYLMLADAVREQAFRRILAVLPERVELDADITAHLARRR, from the coding sequence ATGCCTGAACGTGCGCTGAGTTTCGGGACGGTCGCGGAGGCCTACGAGCGGTACCGGCCCGGCTATCCCGAGGAGCTCTTCGAGCTGGTCGCGGAGTACGCCGGCCGGCCGGTGCGGACCGCCCTGGAGATCGGTGCCGGGACGGGCAAGGCGACCCGACTGTTCGCCGTGCGCGGCCTCGCCGTCACCGCGACCGAGCCCGACGCCGCCATGCTCGCCGAGCTGCGCAGGCACGTCCCGGCGGAGGTGCGGACGGTGCGCTCGGCGTTCGAGGAGCTGGAGCCGGGTGAGCGGTACGACCTGGTCTACGCGGCGGCCTCGCTGCACTGGACCCGGCCGGACGGCCGGTGGGAGCTGATCGCCCGGCTGGTGGAGCCGGGCGGTGTGTTCGCCTCCTTCGGCGGACCGGTCCGGCCGGCCGATCCGGCCGTCGCGGAGGCCGTCCGGGCGGCCCGCGCGCCGTTCCTGGAGAGCGACGAGCTCCCGGCGCCGGACGGGACACCGCTGGCGCAGGAACTGCAGTGGCCGGGCACCGAGCTGCGGCGCTCCGAGTGGTTCGCCGACGTCCGACAGGCTGTGATCGCACAGCGTCTGACGATGAGTTCGGAGGACTACGTCGGCCTGCTGTCGACCGTCTCGGCGTACCTCATGCTGGCGGACGCCGTACGGGAGCAGGCGTTCCGCCGGATCCTCGCGGTGCTGCCGGAGCGTGTCGAACTGGACGCCGACATCACCGCGCACCTCGCCCGCCGCCGCTGA
- a CDS encoding acyl-CoA carboxylase subunit beta codes for MTALPTRVDPAGPEYAEHRAAMTAKLAALDAEHAKALAGGGSKYVERHRKRGKLLARERIELLVDPDSPFLELSPLAAWGSDYPVGAALVTGIGVIEGVECVITANDPTVRGGASNPWTLRKALRANEIALRNRLPLVNLVESGGADLPSQKEIFIPGGALFRDLTRLSAAGIPTVAVVFGNSTAGGAYVPGMSDHTVLVKERAKVFLGGPPLVRMATGEEADDESLGGAEMHARTSGLADHFAVDEADALRIARRIVARLDHRKPGPDPDRFAEPPKYDEEELLGIVPGDLKVPFDPREVIARIVDGSDFDEFKPLYGTSLATGWARLFGYPVGILANAQGVLFSAESQKAAQFIQLANQRNTPLLFLHNTTGYMVGRDYEQGGIIKHGAMMINAVANSTVPHLSVLMGASYGAGHYGMCGRAYEPRFLFSWPSAKSAVMGPQQLAGVLSIVARQSAAAKGQPYDEDADAAIRAMVEQQIEAESLPVFLSGRLYDDGVIDPRDTRTVLGLCLSAIHNAPVEGARGYGVFRL; via the coding sequence GTGACCGCCCTGCCCACCCGCGTCGACCCGGCCGGGCCCGAGTACGCCGAGCACCGGGCCGCGATGACCGCCAAGCTGGCCGCGCTGGACGCCGAGCACGCCAAGGCGCTGGCCGGTGGCGGGTCCAAGTACGTGGAGCGCCACCGCAAGCGGGGCAAGCTGCTGGCCCGTGAGCGGATCGAGCTGCTGGTCGATCCGGACTCGCCGTTCCTGGAGCTGTCCCCGCTGGCCGCCTGGGGCAGCGACTACCCGGTGGGCGCGGCGCTGGTCACCGGCATCGGCGTGATCGAGGGCGTCGAGTGCGTGATCACCGCCAACGATCCGACGGTGCGCGGCGGCGCCAGCAACCCGTGGACGCTCCGGAAGGCCCTGCGGGCCAACGAGATCGCGTTGCGCAACCGCCTTCCGTTGGTCAACCTGGTCGAGTCGGGTGGCGCCGACCTGCCCAGCCAGAAGGAGATCTTCATCCCCGGCGGCGCCCTGTTCCGCGACCTCACCCGGCTGTCCGCCGCCGGAATCCCCACCGTGGCCGTGGTGTTCGGCAACTCGACGGCCGGCGGAGCCTACGTGCCGGGGATGTCCGACCACACCGTGCTGGTCAAGGAGCGCGCCAAGGTGTTCCTCGGCGGCCCGCCGCTGGTCAGGATGGCCACCGGCGAGGAGGCCGACGACGAGTCGCTGGGCGGCGCCGAGATGCACGCCCGCACCTCCGGTCTGGCCGACCACTTCGCGGTGGACGAGGCGGACGCGCTGCGGATCGCCCGCCGGATCGTCGCCCGGCTCGACCACCGCAAGCCCGGCCCCGACCCCGACCGCTTCGCCGAGCCGCCGAAGTACGACGAGGAGGAGCTGCTCGGCATCGTCCCCGGAGACCTCAAGGTGCCCTTCGACCCGCGCGAGGTGATCGCCCGGATCGTCGACGGCTCCGACTTCGACGAGTTCAAGCCGCTCTACGGCACCAGCCTGGCCACCGGCTGGGCCCGCCTCTTCGGCTATCCGGTCGGCATCCTGGCCAACGCCCAGGGCGTGCTGTTCAGCGCCGAGTCCCAGAAGGCCGCCCAGTTCATCCAGTTGGCGAACCAGCGGAACACCCCACTGCTGTTCCTGCACAACACCACCGGCTACATGGTCGGCAGGGACTACGAGCAGGGCGGCATCATCAAGCACGGCGCGATGATGATCAACGCCGTCGCCAACTCCACCGTCCCGCACCTGTCCGTACTGATGGGCGCCTCCTACGGGGCCGGCCACTACGGCATGTGCGGCCGGGCGTACGAGCCGCGCTTCCTGTTCTCCTGGCCGAGCGCCAAGTCCGCCGTGATGGGCCCGCAGCAGCTCGCCGGGGTGCTGTCGATCGTCGCCCGCCAGTCGGCCGCGGCCAAGGGGCAGCCGTACGACGAGGACGCGGACGCCGCGATCCGGGCGATGGTCGAGCAGCAGATCGAGGCGGAGTCGCTGCCGGTCTTCCTGTCCGGCCGGCTCTACGACGACGGCGTGATCGACCCGCGCGACACCCGCACGGTGCTCGGCCTGTGCCTGTCCGCGATCCACAACGCGCCGGTCGAGGGCGCGCGCGGCTACGGCGTCTTCCGTCTGTGA
- a CDS encoding acyclic terpene utilization AtuA family protein yields the protein MAHASSVLRIGNASGFYGDRFAAVREMLTDGPLDVLTGDYLAELTMLILARDRLRDPSLGYARTFLRQMEECLGLARERGVTVVVNAGGLNPARLADQLRELAQRLGVPTAVAHVEGDDLLPRRAELGLPEHLLAANAYLGGFGIAACLAGGADVVVTGRVTDAALVAGPAIAHFGWTATDLDALAGAVVAGHVLECGAQATGGNYAFFHEHDVDRPGFPLAELYPDGSSVITKHPGTGGAVTVGTVTAQLLYETGGSNYLGPDVTARLDTVRLTEEGPDRVRIDGVRGEAPPPTLKVGCNRLGGHRNEVVFVLTGLDIEAKAALVRRQFTAALPPEARPAELRWTLARTDHPDAATEEAASALLRLTARDRDPAKVGRELGKAAVELGLAGYPGFHLTAPPGPGAPYGVFTASHVDAKLVEHTAVLPDGRRIAVPPAPVTSQPIDVEQELPESLPPGPTRRAPLGLLLGARSGDKGGDANLGVWARSEEGWRWLAHTLTVEKLRELLPETAELTVRRHLLPNLRAVNFTLTGLLGEGVAAQHRFDPQAKALGEWLRSRHLDIPEALL from the coding sequence TTGGCGCACGCGAGCTCGGTACTGCGGATCGGCAATGCCTCGGGGTTCTACGGGGACCGCTTCGCGGCGGTGCGGGAGATGCTCACGGACGGGCCGCTGGACGTGCTCACCGGGGACTATCTCGCCGAGCTGACCATGCTGATCCTGGCCCGGGACCGGCTGAGGGATCCGTCGCTCGGGTACGCCCGGACCTTCCTGCGGCAGATGGAGGAGTGCCTCGGGCTGGCCCGGGAGCGGGGCGTGACGGTCGTGGTGAACGCGGGCGGCCTCAACCCGGCCCGACTCGCGGATCAGCTGCGGGAGTTGGCACAGCGCCTCGGCGTCCCGACCGCCGTCGCCCACGTCGAGGGTGACGACCTGCTGCCGCGCCGGGCCGAACTGGGGCTGCCCGAGCACCTGTTGGCCGCCAACGCCTACCTCGGCGGGTTCGGGATCGCCGCCTGCCTCGCCGGGGGCGCGGACGTGGTGGTCACCGGGCGGGTGACCGACGCCGCGCTGGTCGCCGGGCCTGCGATCGCCCACTTCGGCTGGACCGCCACCGACCTCGACGCCCTCGCCGGGGCGGTGGTGGCCGGGCACGTCCTGGAGTGCGGCGCGCAGGCCACCGGCGGCAACTACGCCTTCTTCCACGAGCACGACGTGGACCGTCCCGGCTTCCCGCTGGCCGAGCTGTACCCGGACGGCTCCAGCGTGATCACCAAGCACCCCGGTACCGGCGGAGCCGTCACCGTCGGCACCGTCACCGCCCAACTCCTGTACGAGACCGGCGGATCGAACTACCTCGGCCCCGACGTCACCGCCCGGCTGGACACCGTCCGGCTCACCGAGGAGGGCCCGGACCGGGTACGGATCGACGGTGTGCGCGGGGAGGCCCCGCCGCCCACCCTGAAGGTCGGCTGCAACCGCCTGGGCGGCCACCGCAACGAGGTGGTGTTCGTCCTCACCGGCCTGGACATCGAGGCCAAGGCCGCCCTGGTGAGGCGCCAGTTCACCGCCGCCCTGCCGCCCGAGGCGCGCCCGGCCGAGCTGCGCTGGACCCTCGCCCGCACCGACCACCCGGACGCCGCCACCGAGGAGGCCGCCTCGGCCTTGCTCCGGCTGACCGCCCGGGACCGCGACCCGGCCAAGGTGGGTCGTGAACTGGGCAAGGCCGCCGTGGAGTTGGGCCTCGCCGGGTATCCCGGGTTCCACCTCACCGCCCCGCCCGGCCCGGGTGCGCCGTACGGGGTGTTCACCGCGTCGCACGTCGACGCCAAGCTGGTCGAGCACACCGCCGTACTGCCGGACGGCCGTCGGATCGCCGTCCCGCCCGCCCCGGTGACGAGCCAACCCATCGACGTCGAGCAGGAGTTGCCCGAGTCTCTGCCACCGGGCCCGACCCGCCGCGCCCCGCTCGGCCTGCTGCTCGGCGCCCGCAGCGGCGACAAGGGCGGCGACGCCAACCTGGGCGTCTGGGCCCGCAGCGAGGAGGGCTGGCGCTGGCTCGCGCACACCCTCACCGTCGAGAAGCTGCGCGAACTGCTCCCCGAAACGGCTGAGTTGACCGTCAGGCGGCATTTGCTGCCGAACCTGAGGGCGGTCAACTTCACCCTGACCGGCCTGCTCGGCGAGGGCGTCGCCGCCCAGCACCGCTTCGACCCCCAGGCCAAGGCCCTGGGCGAGTGGCTGCGCTCGCGCCACCTCGACATTCCGGAGGCTCTCCTGTGA